A stretch of Myroides oncorhynchi DNA encodes these proteins:
- a CDS encoding lytic transglycosylase domain-containing protein gives MNYKVLTLLAFGLISFSSMGQNQPSTPTEPLKKEMDPAVYLDSIKKTFVNHANSASIEKRWLNELMNQDLFNELESELADANFDDEDIRLDELPTELLKERLKRLNEKTPFNVEYNETLEKVIKSFLKKRKRSFERLIGLSEYYFPMFEEQLAKQNVPLEVKYLSIVESALNPVARSRVGATGLWQFMYPTGKQYNLEVTSYIDDRIDPLKSSEAAAKFLSDLYGMFGDWDLVLASYNAGPGNVSKAIRRSNGYTNYWNIRPNLPRETQNYLPAFYATMYIFEYAKEHGIVSKKTPIKVVETDTIAIKKTMSFDQIASLLDVSKEEINFLNPTYKLGVIPYDSGKQNFLRLPIKKIGLMASNEEKMYAYVDFLDARKEQPNYSIVAESIVETASVNPRYHTIKKGESLGSIAKKYGLSQADLKKLNNMKSSVIYPGKKLVIGKTAVAQASSKGSKSNFYTVQKGDSLSSISKKFAGVSVTKLKSLNNMKGSDAIRPGMKLRVN, from the coding sequence ATGAATTACAAAGTATTAACGTTATTGGCCTTTGGGTTGATTTCTTTTTCATCAATGGGACAGAATCAACCGAGTACGCCGACAGAGCCTTTAAAGAAGGAGATGGATCCAGCAGTGTATTTGGATTCGATCAAAAAAACATTTGTTAATCATGCTAATAGTGCTTCTATTGAGAAGCGTTGGCTGAATGAATTAATGAATCAAGATTTGTTTAATGAGTTAGAAAGTGAGTTAGCTGATGCAAACTTCGATGACGAAGATATTCGTTTAGATGAGTTGCCTACTGAGCTTTTAAAAGAACGTTTAAAACGATTAAATGAGAAAACACCATTTAATGTAGAGTACAACGAAACATTAGAAAAGGTGATTAAATCATTCTTAAAGAAGAGAAAACGTTCTTTTGAGAGGTTAATAGGTTTATCTGAATACTATTTTCCAATGTTCGAAGAACAATTAGCTAAACAGAATGTCCCATTAGAAGTTAAGTATCTATCTATTGTAGAGTCTGCGCTAAATCCAGTGGCTCGTTCTAGAGTGGGGGCAACAGGTCTATGGCAGTTCATGTATCCTACTGGGAAACAGTATAACTTAGAGGTAACATCTTATATAGATGATCGTATAGATCCATTAAAATCATCTGAGGCAGCTGCTAAGTTCCTTTCTGATTTATATGGTATGTTCGGTGATTGGGATTTAGTTTTAGCATCTTATAATGCTGGACCTGGTAATGTGAGTAAAGCGATTCGTCGTTCTAATGGATATACAAATTATTGGAATATTAGACCGAATCTTCCACGTGAAACACAAAATTATTTGCCCGCTTTCTATGCTACGATGTACATCTTTGAGTATGCTAAAGAGCATGGTATTGTATCAAAGAAGACTCCTATAAAAGTTGTTGAAACAGATACTATTGCAATTAAGAAGACAATGTCTTTTGACCAAATCGCTAGTTTATTAGATGTTTCTAAAGAGGAGATAAATTTCTTGAATCCTACCTATAAATTAGGTGTAATCCCTTATGATAGTGGTAAACAAAACTTTTTGAGATTACCTATTAAGAAGATTGGTTTAATGGCTTCAAATGAAGAAAAGATGTATGCTTATGTTGATTTTTTAGATGCTAGAAAAGAGCAACCAAATTATAGTATTGTAGCTGAATCTATTGTTGAAACAGCTTCTGTCAACCCACGTTACCATACTATTAAAAAAGGGGAAAGCCTTGGAAGTATTGCTAAGAAATATGGACTGTCTCAGGCAGATCTTAAGAAACTGAATAACATGAAAAGTAGTGTTATTTATCCTGGTAAAAAACTAGTTATTGGTAAAACAGCAGTTGCTCAGGCTTCTAGTAAAGGTAGTAAGAGTAATTTCTATACCGTTCAAAAAGGAGATTCACTATCTTCTATCAGTAAGAAATTTGCTGGAGTTTCAGTGACTAAGTTGAAGTCTTTAAATAACATGAAAGGATCTGATGCAATACGTCCTGGAATGAAGTTGAGAGTGAATTAG
- a CDS encoding DUF4837 family protein, translating into MRYLLGCFIVILFSLFVSCKDRTANDIGTNHTEESSQILVVINDRLWYGAVGDSIREYLAEPIEGISPPESKFFIEQISPNLFSSRTKNRRNIIVFSDNYNKNSFQFEQNKFTDLQMYFSVSGESKIGLINEFKKNVDSITNSILNSEFDVITKRISRGSIIDPNYFQDKFKVHLTLPSTYKLVSNHNRFVWYKKDIASGNSNVLIYDIPLSRIENNKNTIANNLLFVKDSVNGMYIHSIEDNSFMSPNEGSIPIKRESTKQGRKVYEFTGDWDMQNSFMSGPYLSYAIRDVKTNRYLFIEGLVYNPSMGKRSILMEVEAIINTLSFNDN; encoded by the coding sequence GTGAGATATTTATTAGGTTGTTTTATAGTAATATTGTTTTCTTTATTTGTAAGCTGTAAGGACAGAACAGCTAATGATATAGGGACAAACCATACTGAAGAATCTAGTCAGATATTAGTAGTTATAAATGATAGACTTTGGTATGGAGCAGTAGGTGATAGTATTAGAGAATATTTAGCCGAACCTATAGAAGGTATATCTCCTCCAGAGTCAAAGTTTTTTATAGAACAGATTTCTCCTAACCTTTTCTCTTCTAGAACGAAGAATAGGAGAAATATTATCGTGTTTTCAGATAATTATAACAAGAATAGCTTCCAGTTTGAACAGAACAAGTTTACAGATCTACAAATGTATTTTTCAGTAAGTGGAGAGTCTAAGATTGGTTTGATTAATGAATTTAAAAAGAATGTAGATTCTATCACTAATTCTATTCTTAATTCTGAATTTGATGTTATTACAAAGCGAATAAGTCGAGGAAGTATAATTGATCCTAATTATTTTCAGGATAAGTTTAAAGTTCATTTGACACTACCATCAACTTATAAACTTGTGAGTAATCACAATCGATTTGTTTGGTATAAAAAAGATATTGCATCTGGAAATAGCAACGTTCTAATTTATGATATACCATTGAGTAGGATTGAAAATAATAAGAATACGATAGCAAACAATCTTCTGTTTGTCAAAGATTCTGTAAATGGAATGTATATTCATTCCATAGAAGATAATTCATTTATGAGTCCTAATGAAGGTTCTATTCCTATAAAACGTGAATCAACTAAACAGGGAAGAAAAGTGTATGAGTTTACAGGAGATTGGGACATGCAAAATAGTTTTATGAGTGGACCTTATCTAAGTTATGCTATTAGAGATGTAAAGACAAATAGATACTTGTTTATTGAAGGTTTGGTTTATAATCCTTCTATGGGAAAGAGAAGTATCTTAATGGAAGTTGAAGCTATCATAAATACGCTTAGTTTTAATGATAATTGA